The DNA window tcctcctccatgtatttattgtaatcctttctctatctctaaatacaatggacctctcccgtggatgtaggcgatttgccgaaccacattaaatattgtgtctcagtgtgcttatccTCTGTTGAGCAAAGATCAGTTCATCACCGGTCGCCGGATTTCCGCCCAACACCTCTCTCTCAGCTTCAACAGTCCAGATCCTAAAACCACTGCTTTTGCCTCCCTCTCGACTTCAACATCAAAGCCCATGATTTCTCCCACGATATCAACAATGCGAGTGCTGTTGTGGGATGAGCTTTTTATTGCAAGGTTCATTGATTTAtgcattgaattttttgttgttaaatgtGAGGGTGAATTGGGttattatagaaaatattgaTCCAACATCCAAAATACTACCGAAGCAGGAGCCTTTTTCAACCtcacaagttttgtttttttttttttttttttgtctttggaGTCTGATAATGATGTTGAGAAAACCAATTATTCCTTTTGTGAGAATTTGAGTCCTAAAAGCACAGGCTGTGGTTTCAAAGAACACAGGAATTGGAAGAGAGTTGTTAgggtttttgagtttttcaagTCCTAGaaagattatgtttcaaatgtGATTCATTATAATATCGTGCTTCGAGCATTGAGCATTGAGCAAAGCTAAGAGATGGGGTGAATTGAGGCTTTGATGGATGGATATGCCGAAAATGTGGTTTGCCGACGAATAACATGTTAGATCGATTTGTACAGGTAGGCGGGGTGTCCTAAGGATGCAGCTAAAAGTCTTTTTAGGAATTTTGAAATCTGGGGTGGCAATAGACATTATCACTTTCAATACTATGATCTTTACTTTCAATACCATGTTGCAATGTATGCTTATGGGTCATCGAGGGAGATTGATAAAGCTTCGAAAACATTCATGAAAATGCAGGACAAAGGCGTTGAACCAGACCTTgttgcttttatattttcaagcgTTGTCTTATGTCACCAGGcattcaattcaaacattgcaAATTTTGGGGGTCGTAAATTCTGGTCATCAATGATAAAGGTCTCTCCCAAGGGCTGCTTTTATTTGCTAGGTCTTGCTTGAACTTTGCAGCAGAGATTTTCGAAGGACAAACAGAAGAAAGGatgaaaataaagtaattttgTTTATGGCCATGGTCTGACTCGGCCATATATAATTTGAGCCTCCAAAACTGAAATGTACAAACTCCAAAACATTCAGAAAGTTGAACAAGCGACATGagaatttgttattattagaaATTATGTGCAACAGAAGGTAAAGAAAATCTCCAAAATACTAATGGGATCACAAGCTTTATCAGTTCCTAAAGATGCATTCCTATTTATCGAAATTAAATGAAGTTTGAAAGATCTATTCATAAGTGCAAAGATctcacacctttttttttatttgattgtatctCTCGAAGACAAAAAGAAGGGAATTTATCCGAATTAGTTGTCATAATGACTCCCAGGAATTAAACATGGAAGATAACTTGGTGTCATTGTTTGATTCCTAAAGTTGATTGTATTACAAAGGAGGTTTGACAGCAGAGGAAGTTTTCGTTTAGGTTGAGAAGTTCCCATGAACAAAATCTTGGTGTCTTCCCATGTCATTGCAGGAGATTCTGTGTAGACAACATTCCGAGTTCTCATTTTAACCAAGACATTGACAGGAGAGAAAATCTTCTCATATGCCGAATAACTGGAAGCCTTCCAAATTTGATGGTCAAGGATAGCTGTTGCCAGGGGTGGAGGAGCATAGAAGACTGAGGTGGGCTGTCGTCCAGGTAGaaaaataaatcctaaaaaaacGTAATATCCCATCTTACAAGTAtagtctttttattaattttttttttaaattcgtaTATGTAAATAGTCTCGTTTGCATTATTTCTTATTAGCCTCGTACCTTTTCATTGGGCTTCTTAACCTTTGGCATCTCATTTCTCTTCTTACTCATTGAATAAATCTCTAGGATTTTCTATTTCGGAAAAAAAGAACCCATTTTATATATCccaatttatatgtatttgatTCAtaggaaaacactaaaaaatttaattttaaaaaataaaattaaaaaaaataagtttggaagtgttgttgcggttgctttttaaagtatttttcgtgccgaagtgtatcaaaatgatatatttttttaattttttaaaaattattttttaaatcaatgcatcaaaatgatccaaaacatacaaaaaaaaattaatttttagcaaaaaaaaaattaaattttgggggAACGCAGTTTGCACCGTGTTCCCAAACGCTCTCTACTCTTTAGCCCCATCTTATAGCAGCAAATAAATACTCAATCAACCATGAGGAGTGTAGCCTAATTGGTCAGGCTCTAGGTTTGTTCTTTAAAGATCACTAGTTCGAGTCCCACAAACTTCAAAACCACTGAAggtttatatggtcgttaattttaggACCCGTCAGATTAGTCAAGGTACATGTGAGCTGGCCcgaaaatacatattaataaaattaaataaataaatactcaatCAAACTTCATAGTATTCACGCACATAATACATCTTTTTGCCACATGCTTAACTCCTATCGGTATGGAGTATGGTTTCTTTGCTCATCTTTCGATTCATAATGCGAAAATTTTCATGCATTATTAGTGAAGTGATAAATAACAAAAGGTCTGAAACCATAGTGTTTATTCAATAATggatattgaaaaacaatttatgtttatttattcgTAGcccaggataaaaaaaatttctggcTCCGCCCTTGGCTGTTGCTGAGAAACCGGTGTCCGTAGTCTGCTTCTGTTTTCGTCACTCTTGATTTTTGAACTTGTATGTCTTCTGTGATTCTAGATATCTTGAGAACTTCAAGCTTTTCTTCAGCCttgaaaattgtttagatgATTTCACAGAAGATTCTTTTCACTTGAGACTGCCATCAAGATATTAACAAATATTACTGTAAAGTCTCGACTGCCAACACCTCTTTTCGTCATTAAATTCTGAATTTTAAGTGCATTATCTCATCGGCCAACTACTCCATAGGGCATAGACATTAGCTAAATAGACATAGCTTTAATTGCAAAGCTTTCTTTGCAATGCGCTCTGCAATAGCAGATTGTGGACTTGCTGTACAAGCACTAAGAAGAACCGTCCCGAGAGATGGGTCATCTCTGCAATCTGCATTCTCTATCAATATTTCTGCTTCTTCTAGCAAACCAGGATGACCTAAAAGATACATCATGCAATTGCAGAGCTCCATTCCTGGTTTAATGTCATACACGTCATTCATTGGGGCAAAATATTTCAGCCCTTTATCAACCAAAGCAGCATGACTACAAGCAAAAAGAACCCCAACAAAACTATCAGGCTTAACCCTTCTTCAATCATCTCATCAAATAATTGAAGAACTTCTCCACCTCTTTCATTTAGGGCAAACCTATAAATCATCGAGTTCCATGTTATCAAATTTCAAATCGACAtccacaaaaattttatttgtgcaaaaaaaaaaaaaaaaaatagctttttgcaTAAAATCACCTAAAGCTGATTATGTGATCACATCTCGCCAATGTTACCTCCTCACAAAAATTCTCACAAAAGGAATAAAGGGTTTTTCTCAACATCATTACTGGACTCCAAAGACGAAAACTTGCGATGCTAAAAAAAGGCTCCTCCTACAACAGCACTCGCAATATTGAATCAATATTTTGTCTGATTAACCAACTCACCCCCacattcaacaacaaaaaactcaaTGTATAAACCAATTCACCTTATAATAAAAAGGCTCCTCCTACATCAGCATTAGCTAACGATGTTGAAATCATGGGTTTGATGTTGAATTCAAGAGGGAGGCAAAAACAGTGGTTTTTAGATCTGGAGTGGTGAAGCTTAGAGAGGAAGCAACAATTGAGAAGAGTGGTTTTTAAATCTGTAAGAGAGCATAAGAGAAGAAGTTGAAGAGAACGGTGCATATAAACGTTGTAGAACACTACAATCTCGGGCCAAGAAAAATTACAATGTTCAACACAATAAACGGCAaaagtaaaaagtaaataaacGCAGTAAAGTAAAATTTGAGTGACGCGCTAACCAGGTACACACACACTACTAGTCGTCCAAGGCACCGTCACTCCTTTACACCTAAAACATCGCCCCGTCTCCCTCCTCGCCTCACTCGACTCTCTCACTATGGCAAAACCCGAAGACGACTTGTCCGACCCTGTCGTACGAAACCATAAcaatgacgaagaagaagaagaaggcgaACAAAACGACGACATCGAAGACGAGGgcgaggaagaggaagaggacaAAGACCTCGAATCCCAAAAGGCAAAGCTCCGAAACCGTTTTCAGAATTTCTTTAGCCGGATACAACACGAATCAGTCCCAATTCGCGTCCACGATGTGGTAATCAAAGGGAACACGAAAACTAAAGACTATTTGATTGAAGCAGTAACGGCGTCGCTTAAAGATGCGTCTACTATTCAAGAGCTGTTTGCGGCTTCGAGTGAAGTGAATTTTAGGTTACAAGCGCTTGAGATTTTTGATTCGGTAAAGATCACGCTTGATTCGGGCCCACCGGAGTTGCCTGGCACTGCTAATGTGATTGTCGATGTTGTAGAAACCCGGAGCCCTCTCTTGGGTGAAATTGGTGTTTTCAACAAAGGCGAGgtataaattttgattattattttttttctagttggaATTGGCGGTGTTTTGGTTAATTGAATAGTGCCGTAATCtgcttctttcaatttcttgtgCCTTTGCTTTAGTGACTGCGAGTGAATTTGATAGAAATTTGGGATATTTAGAGCTTGTTGATTCAGTGAGCATTTGATGACTGAATAATGAGGTGCTTGTGTTTAACGGGAAAATGGGAACAGTGGAAGAGTGGAATTGCATTTATAGAGTTTGCTTGTTTAATTTGGTGCTTTGATGCGCATTATCTACCATCTAGGTACTAACAAAACAGCACTTGtgaattttgtttgtatttttttggaattgtgATTCAGTGCCAAGTTTGGTTGCTGAAAAATAGTGGAAATGGAGAGAGAATTTTAACGGCCTAACTAGTTTGTGTCATTCTACAACCATATTAGTGATTATGAGCATGGAATCAGGTATGTTTAGAGTAAGGTGGTTGATGGTACACATGTTTAAAGTTCTAATTCATTGGGGCATTTAGACAGCTCAAATACTCCACGTTTGCATAATTATAAAATCTGTTCTTACACGCTGAGTTTGATTCACATTTTTACACTATAATTCAATTTCTCAAGATTCAACAGAAACTAAGGGGTTTCTGAAATTTTAAGTTGGTTTTGTAGGCTTCATCATCATCGTTGGAGGGTACACTCAAgtacaaaaacatgtttggttatgggGATCTTTGGGATGGTGCTCTGGCATATGATTGTGACCGCAAGGCAGAGGTAAGTGCTGGCGTGTTTTTGCCAAGATTCAAAGGACTTGTGACCCCGGTAACAGCACGATTATTCCTGCAATCTCAAGACTGCCTTAAGTTTTCCTCTTTCAAAGAACGATCACTGGGGCTATCTCTTGGATTATTCTCAACCCGGAACCATGACTTTGTGTACAATCTTGCATGGCGTACCTTGACAGATCCATCACGAATGGCTTCAAGTTCAGTAAGGAGGCAGCTTGGTCATGGTTTACTTTCATCTTTGAAGTACACATTTAAGATTGACAGGAGAAATTCACCTCTGAGGCCAACACATGgatttgcttttgtttctaCTACCCAAATTGGTGGTCTTGCCCCTGATAGTCGTAGCTTACGATTTTTGCGCCAGGTTAGATACTCATTTCATGTTTGATCTTCTGGTTTTCCTTGTAGCTCTTCTATTCAGTTCTTTCAAGCATTATTGTTTCCTCTCTTTGCTGCAACTTTTTGGCCGTATACAGGATTGCTCTGACTGCCTTAATTGCTTATGCCTCGCCATCTATCCATGTGTCATCTGTTTTTACAGACAGTTTTCTTTTaccaaatagaaaataaatgtcTATATGGTGTTTTGAATCTCAATTCTGTGAGATGAGATCATACTGAAATGTACACTTGTTTTTCTCTCATGCCAGCCTTTTATTTACTGGAAAAGCTCTGTTGGCCGCTTGTTATTCCTCACAGTTATGGACAGCTTgtaattttcttatttgttaaCAATAACTCACAACTTTATAAACTTTTCTCCCTGAATTTCTGAAACT is part of the Populus alba chromosome 10, ASM523922v2, whole genome shotgun sequence genome and encodes:
- the LOC118043204 gene encoding uncharacterized protein, whose translation is MAKPEDDLSDPVVRNHNNDEEEEEGEQNDDIEDEGEEEEEDKDLESQKAKLRNRFQNFFSRIQHESVPIRVHDVVIKGNTKTKDYLIEAVTASLKDASTIQELFAASSEVNFRLQALEIFDSVKITLDSGPPELPGTANVIVDVVETRSPLLGEIGVFNKGEASSSSLEGTLKYKNMFGYGDLWDGALAYDCDRKAEVSAGVFLPRFKGLVTPVTARLFLQSQDCLKFSSFKERSLGLSLGLFSTRNHDFVYNLAWRTLTDPSRMASSSVRRQLGHGLLSSLKYTFKIDRRNSPLRPTHGFAFVSTTQIGGLAPDSRSLRFLRQELDLRCAIPLGFYRSALNLGISAGVVFPWGSGFSSMPSPLPERFFLGGNLSPVCTLGGPTSLWGFRTRGLGPTEPRRQFQSNPANENTDSGRDHLGGDLAVAVFADFSFDFPSKWLSAKGIHGHFFASAGNVEKLTENAYRNFYLRKFTESFRSSVGVGVVIPTNLFRMELNYCYILKKFGEDCGKSGFRVSFASPS